One Triticum dicoccoides isolate Atlit2015 ecotype Zavitan chromosome 4B, WEW_v2.0, whole genome shotgun sequence genomic window carries:
- the LOC119291270 gene encoding UDP-xylose transporter 3-like, producing MKPFKHKPFDARTVMGFGVLNGILIGLLNQSLGFNSVGFYQSKSSALVGSSFLILQRTRQKIYRVLGWLGRLDKRHRWITTSLDIFRK from the exons ATGAAGCCCTTTAAGCACAAACCTTTCGACGCAAGGACTGTCATGGGATTTGGAGTGCTCAATGGCATCTTAATTGGGCTTCTCAATCAGAGTCTAGGTTTCAACTCTGTTGGTTTCTATCAG AGCAAGTCGAGCGCATTAGTTGGATCCAGCTTCTTGATATTGCAGAGGACTCGTCAAAAG ATATACAGGGTTCTCGGCTGGCTGGGAAGACTTGACAAGAGGCACAG GTGGATTACTACTTCCTTGGATATTTTTAG AAAATAA